A stretch of Imperialibacter roseus DNA encodes these proteins:
- a CDS encoding bifunctional 3,4-dihydroxy-2-butanone-4-phosphate synthase/GTP cyclohydrolase II yields MQEEIQLDKIEDAIEAIKKGEIIIVVDDEDRENEGDFICAAETVTPEIINFMATHGRGLICVPLVEERCEELGLELMVGKNTALHETPFTVSVDLRGRGVTTGISAKDRSVTIQALVDPNASPEEFGKPGHIFPLKAKKGGVLRRSGHTEAAIDFARLAGLYPAGVLVEIMNEDGSMARLPDLKKVAERFNLKLVSIKDLITYRLDKESLIEKLVDVKMPTEYGSFQLHAYKQKNTGEQHLALVKGTWEPGEPVLVRVHSSCVTGDIFGSHRCDCGEQLHNAMTMVEKEGKGVVLYMNQEGRGIGLEAKLRAYKLQEEGMDTVEANLHLGYKMDERDYGVGAQILRDLGISKLRLITNNPKKRAGLLGYGLEIVDNLAIEVAPNEFNEKYLTTKRDKMGHMILKEK; encoded by the coding sequence ATGCAAGAAGAAATACAACTCGACAAAATTGAAGACGCCATTGAGGCGATAAAAAAGGGCGAAATCATCATCGTAGTTGACGATGAGGATAGAGAAAACGAAGGCGATTTTATATGTGCTGCGGAAACTGTCACTCCTGAAATTATCAATTTTATGGCTACGCATGGCAGAGGGTTGATTTGTGTGCCCTTAGTGGAGGAGCGATGCGAAGAGCTGGGGCTGGAGCTGATGGTTGGCAAAAATACGGCCCTTCATGAAACTCCTTTTACTGTTTCTGTCGATCTGAGAGGGAGAGGAGTAACAACTGGCATTTCGGCCAAAGACAGGTCGGTGACTATTCAGGCCCTGGTTGACCCCAATGCATCGCCAGAAGAATTTGGCAAACCCGGTCATATTTTCCCGCTTAAGGCTAAGAAAGGCGGCGTTCTGCGCCGTTCAGGTCACACAGAAGCTGCTATTGACTTTGCCAGGTTAGCGGGGCTTTACCCTGCCGGCGTGTTGGTTGAAATCATGAATGAGGATGGCTCAATGGCCCGCCTTCCGGACCTGAAAAAAGTGGCGGAAAGGTTCAACCTCAAACTTGTTTCTATTAAAGACCTGATCACTTACCGCCTTGATAAAGAGTCTCTGATCGAAAAACTGGTAGATGTGAAAATGCCTACAGAATATGGCAGCTTTCAGCTTCATGCGTATAAGCAGAAAAATACCGGCGAGCAGCATTTAGCACTCGTGAAAGGAACCTGGGAGCCAGGCGAGCCGGTCCTGGTAAGGGTACACTCTTCCTGCGTGACGGGCGATATATTCGGCTCTCACAGGTGTGATTGTGGTGAGCAGCTTCATAATGCCATGACAATGGTGGAGAAGGAGGGTAAAGGCGTTGTATTGTATATGAATCAGGAAGGTCGTGGGATAGGGCTGGAGGCGAAACTGAGGGCCTACAAGCTTCAGGAGGAAGGAATGGATACCGTAGAAGCTAACCTTCACCTGGGATATAAAATGGATGAAAGAGATTATGGCGTTGGTGCGCAGATACTGCGAGATCTTGGTATCAGCAAACTACGGTTGATCACGAATAACCCCAAGAAAAGAGCGGGTTTGCTGGGATATGGCCTGGAAATTGTAGACAACCTGGCAATAGAGGTGGCTCCTAATGAGTTTAATGAGAAGTACCTCACAACCAAACGGGACAAAATGGGTCATATGATTTTGAAAGAGAAATAG
- the surE gene encoding 5'/3'-nucleotidase SurE — MAKKKPLILVSNDDGITSRGIRKLVELMKTLGEVIVVAPDSPQSGMGHAITIGDTLRLDTDDIFGDVKAYKCSGTPADCVKIGKHYILKDIRPDLVVSGINHGSNTSISVLYSGTMSAAIEAAMEGLPAIGFSLCDYSQEADFSHVDEFILKIAKQALEKGIPKGVALNVNIPPKRNEAIKGIKMCRQANAKWQEEFDLRHDPYGRQYFWMAGNFVNFDKGEDNDEWAIANNYISIVPCQYDLTAHHALPILNDEWDF; from the coding sequence ATGGCAAAAAAGAAACCCCTCATTCTCGTTTCCAACGACGATGGCATAACCAGTCGTGGCATTAGGAAGCTAGTAGAACTGATGAAAACACTTGGTGAGGTAATTGTGGTAGCACCCGACAGCCCCCAATCAGGGATGGGGCATGCCATCACCATCGGCGACACCTTGAGGCTGGATACGGACGATATTTTTGGCGATGTAAAAGCTTATAAATGCAGCGGCACACCTGCCGACTGTGTGAAAATTGGCAAGCACTATATATTGAAAGATATTCGCCCGGATCTGGTAGTTAGCGGAATCAATCATGGAAGCAACACGTCCATTAGTGTGCTGTATTCTGGCACTATGTCAGCGGCTATAGAGGCGGCTATGGAAGGATTGCCGGCCATCGGGTTCTCGCTATGTGATTATTCACAGGAGGCAGATTTTTCTCATGTGGACGAATTCATTCTAAAAATAGCAAAGCAGGCCCTTGAGAAAGGTATTCCGAAAGGAGTAGCGTTGAACGTGAATATTCCACCAAAGAGAAACGAGGCAATAAAAGGCATCAAAATGTGCCGCCAGGCAAATGCCAAATGGCAGGAGGAGTTCGACTTGCGCCACGACCCGTATGGTCGTCAGTATTTTTGGATGGCGGGCAATTTTGTGAACTTCGACAAGGGCGAGGACAACGACGAATGGGCCATTGCCAACAATTACATTTCTATTGTGCCTTGTCAGTACGACCTGACAGCCCATCATGCGTTGCCTATCCTTAACGACGAATGGGATTTCTAA
- a CDS encoding DUF6048 family protein — protein sequence MSISKAAILLLFVLVSLSAYSQDIGRPKPPRTRVNPEGLADTTKTAKPNPPAIDDEDDEEEEPKPARIKDTTDYPFLTELHLLLDYGKLLTLPAPFESKAEGGIQAVFENRYVGSISYGYGSINPTGAYKNSDYNATGTYIKPGLFYQLAINPKNKLLLGAQYGMASFEDSGVTTIESASSLFEPYERAFARGGLKASWLELSIQSEGNFRGNFWLGFRVSYRHLISIDNPGDPDVLIVPGYGKTVGNGVPAVNLFLKYKLNFFHPPVVAVPESED from the coding sequence ATGTCTATTTCTAAGGCTGCCATATTGTTGCTATTTGTGCTGGTCAGCCTGTCGGCTTACAGCCAGGATATTGGCCGGCCAAAACCACCAAGAACACGGGTGAATCCGGAAGGCCTGGCTGATACAACCAAGACCGCCAAACCGAATCCTCCCGCCATTGACGACGAGGACGATGAAGAAGAGGAGCCTAAACCTGCCAGGATAAAGGACACCACCGATTATCCTTTTCTAACTGAGTTGCACCTTCTGCTCGACTACGGGAAGCTGCTGACTTTGCCCGCTCCTTTCGAAAGCAAAGCCGAGGGAGGCATACAGGCAGTGTTTGAAAACAGGTATGTGGGCAGCATCAGCTATGGCTATGGCAGCATCAACCCAACGGGAGCCTACAAAAACTCTGACTACAATGCCACCGGCACGTATATAAAACCTGGCTTGTTCTACCAATTAGCCATCAACCCTAAAAATAAATTATTGCTGGGAGCTCAATACGGTATGGCGTCTTTTGAAGATTCAGGCGTTACCACCATAGAAAGTGCCTCTAGTTTATTTGAACCATACGAAAGAGCTTTTGCACGTGGTGGCCTTAAGGCAAGCTGGCTGGAGCTTTCCATTCAATCGGAAGGAAACTTCAGAGGCAATTTTTGGCTGGGATTCAGGGTATCTTACCGGCATTTGATCAGCATTGATAACCCTGGCGATCCAGACGTACTCATTGTACCAGGCTACGGAAAGACGGTTGGCAACGGAGTGCCGGCTGTCAATCTATTTTTGAAATACAAGCTTAACTTCTTCCACCCGCCGGTGGTTGCGGTGCCTGAATCAGAGGATTAG
- the priA gene encoding replication restart helicase PriA produces MASFADILLPVPIPRLFTYEVTAEHVDKAEAGRRVIVPFGQKKVLTGVIVQTHGTKPENYEAREILDVLDDQPVIVDQQLQLIQWMASYYMCTPGEVLNAALPSGLKLSSKSMVQKHPDFDPDDGNHTYSDSEWKVVEALEEKEHLSYDEISQITGVKNIYHLIKSLSAKGAILIFEQLIEKYKPKKERRVRLQASLENDLLALEALFQKLEKKEKQLELVMKYLREVPVNELKERNQLGLSKGEFLSTGLSTSSLGTLVKNGVFEEFDKVISRFGEPKKKEAVIPELTSLQEEKLSEIHGLFEKKSTVLLHGVTGSGKTEIYIRLLQQVLDEGAQALYLLPEIALTAQILRRLKKVFGDKIGIYHSKYSDNERVEVWNGVLSGRFPIVVGVRSSVFLPFNNLSLIIIDEEHESSYKQYDPAPRYHARDTAIMLGQIHHAKILLGSATPSVESYYNAVYEKYGLVALETRFGEVQMPETALIDLKDERKKKRMHGDLSPGLLQAIEQTLEENKQVILFQNRRGYAPYLHCEDCAHIPKCANCSVSLTYHMYRQELLCHYCGFREPLPSHCEACGSAKIKTIGFGTEKLEDDLKVLLPTGRISRMDYDTTRTRSTYEQLIENFENGEIDVLVGTQMITKGLDFDHVELVGILDIDRIIHFPDFRSHERAFQMMTQVSGRAGRRSNNGKVIIQTNNPEQPVFHLVRTNDYKRFYQMEILERESFHYPPFVRMIRVLFRNQDKQLVWETANHYLKSIQTSLGGHRILGPQEPLIARIRNQYHQEITIKLEKGGISIPKAKEFLTQKMEELQQDKIFRQTSVIFDVDPQ; encoded by the coding sequence ATGGCATCCTTCGCCGACATCCTCCTTCCTGTGCCTATCCCCAGGTTATTTACCTACGAGGTAACGGCGGAGCATGTCGATAAAGCCGAGGCTGGCAGAAGAGTGATTGTGCCTTTTGGGCAAAAGAAAGTACTAACCGGTGTTATTGTCCAAACTCATGGAACCAAACCGGAAAACTATGAAGCCCGAGAAATTCTGGACGTGCTGGACGACCAGCCAGTAATTGTTGACCAGCAGCTCCAGCTCATTCAGTGGATGGCCAGCTACTACATGTGCACACCCGGTGAAGTACTAAATGCTGCCCTACCATCAGGACTAAAACTCAGCAGCAAATCGATGGTGCAGAAGCACCCGGACTTTGACCCGGATGACGGCAATCACACCTATTCCGACTCAGAATGGAAGGTGGTAGAAGCCCTGGAAGAAAAAGAGCACCTGAGCTATGACGAGATTTCGCAGATCACCGGCGTTAAAAACATCTACCACCTTATCAAATCGCTATCAGCCAAAGGAGCGATCCTGATTTTTGAGCAGCTCATTGAAAAGTACAAGCCTAAAAAAGAAAGGCGGGTGCGGCTGCAAGCATCTCTGGAGAATGACCTATTGGCACTGGAAGCACTCTTTCAAAAGCTCGAAAAGAAAGAAAAACAACTTGAGCTGGTAATGAAATACCTGAGAGAAGTGCCTGTGAATGAACTGAAAGAAAGAAACCAACTGGGGCTCTCCAAAGGAGAATTCCTTTCAACAGGCCTTTCTACTTCATCGCTTGGCACTTTGGTAAAAAATGGGGTTTTCGAAGAGTTTGATAAGGTAATTTCACGATTTGGCGAGCCAAAAAAGAAGGAAGCGGTTATTCCTGAGCTAACGTCACTACAGGAAGAGAAACTATCCGAAATCCATGGCCTCTTCGAGAAAAAATCGACGGTGCTGCTCCATGGCGTTACCGGCAGCGGCAAAACAGAGATCTACATTCGCCTGCTCCAGCAAGTGCTTGACGAAGGAGCTCAGGCGCTGTATTTGCTTCCCGAAATTGCGCTTACGGCCCAAATACTCCGGCGTCTGAAAAAAGTATTTGGCGACAAAATCGGCATTTATCATTCCAAGTACTCCGACAATGAGAGAGTCGAAGTTTGGAACGGTGTGCTTTCCGGCCGATTCCCGATTGTCGTGGGCGTGCGGTCATCAGTTTTTCTGCCCTTCAACAATCTTTCTCTCATCATCATCGATGAGGAGCATGAGTCGTCGTACAAGCAATATGACCCTGCGCCCCGCTACCACGCCCGTGACACGGCCATTATGCTGGGGCAGATTCACCATGCCAAAATCTTGTTAGGTTCGGCCACACCGTCTGTTGAGAGCTACTACAACGCCGTGTATGAAAAGTACGGACTGGTAGCATTGGAAACCCGGTTTGGTGAAGTGCAAATGCCGGAAACTGCCCTCATTGACCTGAAAGATGAGCGAAAGAAAAAACGAATGCACGGCGACTTGTCGCCGGGATTGCTGCAGGCCATTGAGCAAACGCTGGAAGAAAACAAGCAGGTCATCCTCTTTCAAAACAGGAGAGGCTATGCGCCCTATCTTCACTGCGAAGACTGTGCCCACATACCCAAGTGTGCTAACTGCTCGGTGAGCTTAACGTATCACATGTACCGGCAGGAGCTGCTCTGCCACTACTGTGGTTTCCGTGAACCCCTTCCATCGCATTGTGAGGCGTGCGGTTCGGCCAAAATTAAAACCATAGGTTTCGGTACAGAAAAGCTGGAAGATGATTTAAAGGTGTTGCTTCCTACCGGCCGCATCAGCCGAATGGACTACGACACGACCCGCACGAGAAGTACTTACGAACAGCTCATCGAAAACTTTGAAAATGGTGAAATAGATGTGCTGGTAGGCACACAAATGATCACCAAAGGCCTCGACTTTGACCATGTAGAGTTGGTCGGCATTTTGGACATCGACCGCATCATTCATTTTCCTGATTTTCGTTCACATGAGCGGGCCTTTCAAATGATGACACAGGTAAGCGGCCGGGCTGGACGTCGATCAAACAACGGCAAAGTGATCATTCAGACCAACAACCCCGAGCAGCCTGTCTTTCATTTAGTACGAACCAACGACTACAAGCGATTCTACCAGATGGAGATTTTGGAGAGGGAAAGCTTTCATTACCCACCATTTGTGCGAATGATACGGGTGCTTTTCCGCAACCAGGACAAGCAGTTGGTTTGGGAAACCGCCAATCACTATTTAAAAAGTATTCAAACTTCGTTGGGAGGCCACAGAATACTTGGCCCCCAGGAACCGTTAATAGCAAGAATACGAAATCAATACCATCAGGAAATTACCATCAAGTTGGAAAAAGGTGGTATTTCTATCCCTAAGGCCAAAGAATTCCTGACTCAAAAGATGGAAGAATTGCAACAGGATAAAATATTCCGCCAGACATCCGTTATTTTTGATGTCGATCCGCAGTAA
- a CDS encoding PIN domain-containing protein: MNDKIFLDSNILIYAYSKNEIEKQTASRNLITNFNSIISTQVLQEFTNIITRKFQFSFDDAQKAIIECCQNNMVFTNTDTTILKGCQLAARYKFSFFDSLIIASAIESDCTLLYSEDLQNGQVIDESLTIVNPFVNI; encoded by the coding sequence ATGAACGATAAGATATTTCTAGACAGCAATATTTTAATATACGCTTACTCTAAAAATGAAATAGAGAAACAAACGGCCTCAAGAAATTTGATCACCAACTTCAACTCAATCATTAGTACGCAGGTACTTCAGGAATTCACAAATATCATCACTCGGAAATTTCAGTTCAGCTTTGATGATGCTCAAAAAGCCATTATCGAATGTTGCCAAAACAACATGGTTTTCACAAATACTGACACTACAATTCTAAAGGGATGTCAACTAGCGGCCAGATATAAATTTTCTTTTTTCGATAGCCTTATTATTGCCTCAGCAATTGAGTCTGATTGCACGTTGCTTTACTCCGAAGATTTACAAAACGGCCAGGTCATTGACGAGTCACTCACGATAGTAAATCCATTCGTAAATATTTGA
- a CDS encoding thioredoxin domain-containing protein — protein MTKGPQPNKLISETSPYLLQHAFNPVDWQPWGEEALDKALKEDKPIILSIGYSACHWCHVMEHESFENEAIAQLMNDHYVCIKVDREERPDVDQVYMDAVQAMGLNGGWPLNVFLTPEQKPFYGGTYFPAKNWAGLLENIAEAFIKQRQELEDSAEKFADHLGGSVLEQFSLSSPESSFSLAEISSAAGRLLPKFDTIWGGLQKAPKFPMPSIWLFLLRHGHATNSQQLVDHVHFTLIKMAQGGIYDQAGGGFARYSVDGEWFAPHFEKMLYDNAQLLSLYSEAYQVTENPLFKEVVYQTVKWLEREMLHEEGGFYAALDADSEGVEGKFYIWTQPEFEAIAGDQKEFIKDYYNISENGNWEHGRNILFVTDAIETVGGRHQLPIAQAKQALAAFNERAMQVRASRVRPGLDDKILTGWNGLLIKGLADAAIVFKEDKFGKLAFNCASFIKSKAWHSGVLHRTYKNGEAKLYGYLEDYAATVDGLIKLYEASFDREWLQFAYLLSSKVMEEFFDNEERLFYYTSSKGEKLIARKKEVFDNVIPSTNSIMAHNLHKLGLYFENNDYLTLAEEMTARLKLLILTEPDYLTNWAMMAGQLAKPTAEIAIVGPGAGKLAGELQQTYLPNKVVAVSEKETDALPMLVDKKMVNEKATVYVCYNRACQRPVGTIKEALSLIV, from the coding sequence ATGACCAAAGGCCCGCAGCCCAACAAGCTGATCAGTGAAACAAGCCCCTACCTGCTACAACACGCCTTCAACCCCGTCGACTGGCAGCCCTGGGGAGAAGAAGCGCTGGACAAGGCATTGAAGGAAGACAAGCCTATTATTCTCAGTATAGGTTACTCTGCCTGCCATTGGTGTCACGTGATGGAACATGAGTCGTTTGAAAACGAAGCCATCGCCCAGCTCATGAACGACCACTATGTGTGCATCAAAGTCGACCGGGAGGAACGGCCCGATGTGGACCAGGTGTACATGGACGCCGTGCAAGCCATGGGGCTGAACGGCGGCTGGCCCCTCAATGTGTTTCTTACGCCGGAGCAAAAACCCTTCTACGGCGGCACCTATTTCCCTGCGAAGAACTGGGCTGGTCTACTCGAAAACATAGCTGAGGCATTTATCAAGCAACGCCAGGAGCTGGAAGACTCAGCTGAGAAGTTCGCTGACCACCTTGGTGGTAGTGTGCTGGAACAGTTCAGCCTTTCTTCGCCGGAAAGCAGCTTTTCTCTTGCGGAAATCAGTTCTGCAGCTGGCAGATTGCTCCCAAAGTTTGATACCATTTGGGGAGGCCTGCAAAAAGCACCTAAATTCCCCATGCCCAGCATTTGGCTGTTCCTGCTGCGTCATGGGCATGCTACCAACAGCCAGCAACTGGTTGATCACGTGCATTTCACACTCATCAAAATGGCTCAGGGGGGCATCTACGATCAGGCCGGCGGTGGCTTTGCTCGCTACTCGGTGGATGGCGAATGGTTTGCTCCTCACTTTGAGAAAATGCTGTACGACAACGCCCAGCTCCTCTCTTTGTATTCGGAAGCTTATCAGGTGACGGAAAATCCGCTATTCAAAGAGGTGGTGTATCAAACAGTGAAATGGCTGGAGCGAGAAATGCTGCACGAAGAAGGTGGCTTCTATGCTGCCCTCGATGCCGACAGTGAGGGCGTGGAAGGCAAGTTCTACATCTGGACGCAACCTGAGTTTGAAGCAATAGCAGGAGATCAAAAGGAATTTATCAAAGACTATTACAATATCTCAGAGAATGGCAACTGGGAGCACGGCAGAAATATCTTGTTTGTTACCGATGCCATCGAAACGGTGGGCGGCAGGCATCAATTGCCGATAGCTCAGGCTAAGCAAGCCCTGGCTGCCTTCAATGAGCGAGCCATGCAAGTCAGAGCGTCTCGGGTAAGGCCTGGTTTAGACGATAAAATTCTCACCGGATGGAACGGGCTCTTGATCAAAGGGCTGGCAGATGCGGCGATTGTTTTCAAAGAAGATAAATTTGGCAAGCTTGCTTTCAATTGCGCTTCGTTTATCAAAAGCAAAGCGTGGCACAGCGGCGTACTGCATCGTACCTACAAAAATGGTGAAGCCAAACTTTATGGCTATCTGGAAGACTATGCTGCTACCGTTGACGGCCTCATCAAGCTGTATGAAGCCAGCTTTGATCGGGAATGGCTTCAGTTTGCCTATTTGCTGTCCAGCAAAGTGATGGAAGAGTTCTTTGATAACGAAGAACGACTTTTCTATTACACCTCAAGCAAGGGAGAAAAACTGATTGCCCGAAAGAAGGAAGTATTTGACAACGTGATTCCCTCCACCAATTCGATAATGGCGCACAACCTGCACAAGCTGGGGCTTTACTTTGAAAACAACGACTACCTTACACTTGCTGAGGAAATGACCGCCAGACTAAAGTTGTTGATACTCACGGAGCCCGACTACCTCACCAACTGGGCCATGATGGCAGGTCAGCTGGCCAAACCCACAGCGGAAATTGCCATAGTAGGACCTGGTGCAGGCAAGCTTGCAGGTGAGCTACAACAGACCTACCTACCTAACAAGGTGGTGGCAGTTTCAGAAAAGGAAACGGACGCATTACCGATGCTGGTTGACAAAAAGATGGTGAATGAAAAGGCTACGGTTTACGTTTGTTATAACCGAGCCTGCCAGCGACCGGTGGGCACGATAAAAGAAGCTTTGTCGTTGATTGTTTAA
- a CDS encoding GSCFA domain-containing protein, producing the protein MFRTEISTTPHQHLITHQDSILTMGSCFADVMGNRLAENKFSVDINPFGTVYNPVSIFKLLSQAASNTSFTNEGIVESQGIYQHFDLHSKFGKGTKEELQAEVQQLEQKTTKTLADAKWLIVTLGTAVVYERSGEIVANCHKVSASQFSKRILSVKEVIRAYENVRNQLFQVNSGIQMIVTVSPVRHVKDTLVVNSQSKSILRVAVAEMTAFPEVSYFPSYEVMMDDLRDYRFYEKDMIHPNETAHDYIWEKFSGAYFDEPTRQLILKWQKLKRNLEHKPFHPASAHHQAFLKKTMEEMEQLSSQLNLEQEIQALKKEIL; encoded by the coding sequence ATGTTTCGCACCGAAATTAGCACAACGCCACATCAGCATTTAATCACCCATCAGGATTCGATCCTGACCATGGGCTCCTGCTTTGCTGATGTCATGGGCAATCGCCTGGCTGAAAACAAGTTTTCAGTCGACATCAATCCATTTGGTACAGTCTACAATCCTGTCTCCATTTTCAAGCTGCTTTCACAAGCTGCAAGCAACACCAGTTTTACAAATGAGGGAATCGTTGAAAGTCAGGGCATTTACCAGCACTTCGACCTGCATTCAAAGTTTGGGAAAGGAACCAAAGAGGAACTCCAGGCAGAGGTGCAACAGCTTGAGCAAAAAACCACCAAAACCCTCGCTGATGCAAAATGGCTCATCGTTACTTTAGGCACGGCCGTAGTATACGAACGCTCAGGAGAAATAGTGGCCAATTGCCACAAAGTGTCTGCCAGCCAATTTTCAAAAAGGATATTGTCGGTTAAAGAGGTGATCAGAGCCTACGAAAATGTGCGGAACCAGCTTTTTCAGGTTAATTCCGGAATCCAAATGATAGTCACTGTTAGCCCCGTACGGCATGTCAAAGACACACTTGTAGTCAACAGCCAAAGTAAGTCCATCCTGCGGGTGGCGGTGGCTGAAATGACCGCATTCCCTGAGGTTAGCTACTTTCCCTCCTACGAGGTCATGATGGACGACCTGCGGGACTATCGCTTCTACGAGAAGGACATGATCCACCCCAACGAAACAGCGCACGACTATATCTGGGAAAAGTTCTCCGGAGCTTACTTCGATGAGCCCACCAGGCAGCTGATTCTTAAGTGGCAGAAGTTGAAAAGAAACCTTGAACACAAGCCTTTTCACCCGGCTTCGGCACACCATCAGGCTTTTTTGAAAAAGACGATGGAAGAAATGGAACAATTGAGTAGCCAATTGAATTTAGAACAAGAGATACAAGCCCTGAAAAAGGAAATTCTATGA
- a CDS encoding DUF433 domain-containing protein, whose protein sequence is MTDYKQIITIEPGKRGGKPCIRGMRITVSDILGWLASGMTVQEILADFDELTETDIYAALSYAADRENRIYQVSQ, encoded by the coding sequence ATGACTGACTACAAACAAATTATTACAATTGAACCAGGGAAGAGAGGAGGCAAGCCGTGTATCCGTGGAATGCGTATTACTGTTAGTGATATTCTTGGTTGGTTGGCTTCAGGGATGACGGTTCAGGAAATATTGGCTGACTTCGACGAACTGACCGAAACGGATATATATGCAGCCTTAAGTTACGCAGCTGATAGGGAGAATAGGATTTATCAGGTGTCCCAATGA
- a CDS encoding DUF5615 family PIN-like protein codes for MKFLFDQNISHRILKYLPIEFSNATHVKKEGLINVRDNAIWEFAKVNGYTIVTQDSDFNDLNLLYGFPPKIIWIRTGNLKTQMIVEILTEYQHEIYQFLQDDSFGCFEIVSFRSNN; via the coding sequence ATGAAATTCTTGTTCGATCAGAATATCTCTCATAGAATTCTGAAATACCTTCCGATCGAATTTTCCAACGCTACACATGTTAAAAAGGAAGGCCTGATCAATGTTCGGGACAATGCTATTTGGGAATTTGCTAAGGTTAATGGCTATACCATAGTAACACAAGACTCCGATTTCAATGATCTTAATTTACTTTATGGGTTTCCTCCAAAAATAATCTGGATACGCACTGGCAACCTCAAAACACAGATGATAGTAGAGATTTTAACAGAATATCAGCATGAGATTTATCAATTTCTTCAAGATGATAGTTTCGGGTGTTTTGAGATAGTAAGCTTCAGATCAAATAACTAA
- the rplI gene encoding 50S ribosomal protein L9, whose translation MEIILKEDVKGVGYKNDTVSVKPGFGRNYLIPQGLAIIANNSNKKQIEENIRQAAHKAEKIIQDAQALAASIGDLTVTINTKAGESGKIFGAVTALQISDALKDKGFEVDRKRITFKEAVKNVGEHTVLLDLHKNVKHEITVNVVGE comes from the coding sequence ATGGAAATTATACTAAAAGAAGACGTAAAAGGCGTTGGCTACAAAAACGACACAGTTTCTGTAAAGCCAGGGTTTGGACGTAACTACCTGATTCCTCAGGGATTGGCTATTATCGCCAATAACTCCAATAAGAAGCAAATTGAAGAAAACATCCGCCAGGCTGCTCACAAAGCAGAAAAGATCATTCAGGACGCTCAGGCGCTTGCAGCATCTATCGGCGATTTGACTGTAACGATCAACACCAAGGCTGGCGAAAGCGGCAAAATATTTGGTGCTGTTACAGCTCTTCAAATTTCTGACGCTCTTAAAGACAAAGGATTTGAAGTGGATCGTAAGAGAATCACTTTCAAAGAGGCTGTGAAGAACGTTGGTGAACACACAGTATTGCTTGATCTTCACAAAAATGTGAAGCACGAGATCACTGTGAATGTTGTCGGTGAATAA